A single region of the Mugil cephalus isolate CIBA_MC_2020 chromosome 4, CIBA_Mcephalus_1.1, whole genome shotgun sequence genome encodes:
- the emp3a gene encoding epithelial membrane protein 3 — MACLLVSLTVLHLGTLAMLLIATLEKSWWIWADSEISDLWYNCYHDNVTNTWLCAATNESDWLQSVQALMVLSVVFSSISFLVFLGQLFTMSRGALFYFTGLCQAFAGFTDFAACLIFTFHRKEILNDSRDLSRGRFGYCFILAWLCVPLLLVSSVLYIHLRKKQ, encoded by the exons ATGGCCTGTCTGCTCGTCTCCCTAACTGTGCTACATTTGGGCACGTTGGCCATGCTCCTCATCGCCACACTGGAGAAG TCCTGGTGGATATGGGCAGACTCAGAAATCTCTGACCTCTGGTATAACTGCTACCATGATAATGTCACAAATACCTGGCTGTGTGCTGCTACTAATGAAAGTG ACTGGCTGCAGTCTGTCCAGGCCCTCATGGTCCTCTCTGTggtcttctcctccatctccttcctgGTTTTCCTGGGTCAACTGTTCACCATGTCCAGAGGAGCTCTCTTCTACTTCACTGGCCTCTGTCAGGCCTTTGCAG GTTTCACGGACTTCGCTGCATGCCTCATCTTCACCTTCCACAGAAAGGAGATCTTGAACGACTCCAGAGACCTGAGCAGAGGGCGCTTTGGCTACTGCTTCATCCTGGCCTGGCTGTGcgtccctctcctcctcgtgAGTTCAGTCCTCTACATCCACCTGCGCAAGAAGCAGTGA